The Limanda limanda chromosome 21, fLimLim1.1, whole genome shotgun sequence genome contains the following window.
GTGGGTCAAGAGATAGCAATGTCAGTAAGACAATTGCTTTGGTCCAAAATATCTCAGTTACTATTGAATGGATTGATGTTTGAGTTTTGAAGACATATGATCATGATCCCCAGAGGATTAATCCGGTTGCAACTGATTGCCACCAGCAGTCCACAGTTATCGCTTATCATGGGAAAAATAtccatttcttttctttataaAGAATATATGAACCATTCACAGATAACGTTTTCCAATACCTTGATGATTAGTTATTGCCAGTAATCTTTACATTTCTCTCAATGACatcttatttgttttcatattggAGTCGTTTACAGCCAAAGTGGAGAGTGGGTCCTCAGTCAAATTCACATGGGTTATTGACAACCTGGAGCAGTTTGCCTTTGAAGGGGAATCTTACAGTGTAGCGTTCAAGAGACCTGCTGAGTATAAACTCAAGGTAAGGTGTTTGTTCAGTTTCTTCCTTTTGATGTGTTACTaaattgatttctttaaattaaacttaGAAATGTATGTAAGGTTACAGCATCGAACCCTGTGAGCTCCCAGAGCCTGGAGATCTTCTTGGTTACTTATCAACCGACTCCACTGGCTGAGCCAGAGTTCCTGCTTGTCAGGGAGGTCGTAGCTGTGAATGCAACCAACCTCTACACCCTCAGGGTCAAAGTGGACATCTCCCTGCCAGTCACCTTCAGGTATGACAATGCATTTTTCATCAATAATCTTTAAAGGGTCCTCAGAGAAAAATGGTACTTATCTGTTAACTTTATGACAGAGAATTCCACCTGCAACATgaacaaaaatgttttcttttttgtccggTCTAAAATCCTGCAGGTGGGATTTTGGAGACAGCAGAGGAAAGGTGAGCCACACACAGGCTGCTCCATATCAGACCATGGATGGCCTTGTGGAGAGTGGAGCGAAGCAAATGTTTGTCCAGGACTCGGTGAACTATACATATTCTTATCCAGGTAAACACATGctgcataattttttttttttaataattattttatacaGTTATTTGGAGAGAGATCCATGTATCGTTTAAATATCTTTATCAGTGTCATTTATGTCCCTCTTGCGTCCTTGAactttatttcagatttttttttaaaccacttAATTTAACATCTGAAACAACTGATGTGATAAATAATGACACCGGTAGACTCCGTATTGAGTATTTACTATTAAGTACGTCAAAGTGAAATtgatttttctctgttgttCAATACAGGTGACTTAACACTTCATGTCCAAGTCTCCAATCAATTTGATGACATTGGCTCATCAATGAAGATTATCGTCCGCCCTGAGTTAGGTCACGTCCACATTTCCTCTTCGCCTGCAGTGCCCACTGTCAATCACACACTTCTTCTGGAAGCAGACGCAGAGCCCTCCACCTTTGGTGTCTTCTATAAATGGGACTTTGGCGATGGCTCTAAAGTTGTCCACGGCATACACCATAGAGTGCGTCACACTTTTGGATCTGCTGGACTTTTTAACGTCACAGTGTGTGCCAACAACACTTTGGCTGACCTGACCACTCGGCTCATCTTGGAAGTTATGGAGGAGATTTCTGGATTAAACATTAGCTACAGTGAACCTAGCGAAGTAAACTCTGCAACAGATTTCAGAGCTAAAGTCGCCACTGGTACATGTCTCATCTGGGATTTTGACTTTGGTGATGGGTCCCTACAGAGCAACCTTACAGATGGTTCCATCTCACACATCTATAAGTCTCCAGGGGATTATACAGTGGTTGTAACTGTCTCTAATTCTGTCAGCAAAGCTCAGCAGTCCAACAGGGTTGAGGTCTATAGTCTGGCTGTTAGTGGAGTTCTCCCTATAGAATGTATCATAAATGGAACAGACGCACAGCTCACTGCTCTGGTCACTGGGAAAATAGCCTTTCTGATTTTCCATTGGCAATTTGGCGAAGAATCCCCTGTGACTGTAGTAACAGGTGAGTCCACAGCCATGCATTCATTCCCAAGGCCCGGCATTTTTCATGTTAGCCTGAGAgtgtttggtttggtttcatCTGTATCATTTAATacaagtgtttgtgttgaagcGCCAATCACCAGCGTGACAGTACAGTCATCACAGGATGTTGTAGCAGTAGGAGAAGAGGTGTGCTTCAGGGTTTTAGTTTCCCCTCATCAAGTGACAGGTTACCAATTCAAGTGGTCTAGCAACTCCTCTTTACCCATAgccaagatgaacaactctcaGAAGTGTTTTGTCTTTAAAGATGAAGGCGTCGAAGAGGTATCAGTAATGGCGAGtaataacgtcagtaaacaaaCAGCCAAAGTTAGCATCACCATTCAGAAACCTGTGAGTAAACTGTCTGTGGGACATGATAGCCAAAGTGACGCACTGACAGTCAATTCATTAGTGTCTTTTTGGGTTGCTAATTGCAGTGGAAGCAATGTGTCAATGCTGTGGGACTTCGGAGATGGTTCTCTGATGGAGCCGAACCACAGCGTGTCACATGTCTTTACCTCGACAGGCCAGTTCAAAGTTACTGCCACAGCGTCTAACCTGGTGAGCAGAGAGTCTGCATCCATCAAAGTCAATGTGTTACTCCCTGTTGCAGACCTATCCCTTCACAGCAGCCAGCCCTATGCTGTAGTAGGAGAGGAGACTCTGATCACTGCAGTTGGTAGTGCAATCAGTAGCACCAGCTACTACTGGACTGTTGATGGTTTAACTTCAACCATACAGGGGACCTATCAATTAAGATTTCCTTTCCTCAAACCAGGAGTGTATCAAGTGAAGGTTGTAGCCCAGAACTTGGTGAGCCGAAGGGAGGCAGCTATTATCATTGAGGTCTTTGAAAGAATAGAGGGTCTTCACATTGAAGGTCCCAGTCTGACCAATATGAAATATGCACCGACGCAAGAGGAACTGCTATTTACTGCTTCAGTCACCAAAGGCTCCAATGTTACATTTCACTGGCGTGCTGCACAGAGTAGAATAAACCAAGAAATCACTGGTGATGGCAGGCTTTTCCATGTGTTGACTGAAACACCTGGTGGGTTATCAGTTCATGTAAGAGCCTTGAACACGTTGGGTGAGGCCATAGCCACTGTTTCTCTTGTAGCAGTAGAGCGTGTGACAAGTGCACATGTTACAACTCATTCCAACATTGTGGCATTAGGGAAATTTGTTAATATTTCTGTATCTGTTGTTACCGGGTCAGACCTTGAATACCTTTGGTATACGAACTTTGATCCATCACCCCTTCGGACACGTGAACCCTTTCTTCTCCACAATTGTACAAGTTTGGGTGATTGTTTTGTCACAGTGGTTGTTCAGAATGTACTCAGCCAATGTAATGATACCAAACAGCTCATAGTCCAGGAGGATGTCCGAGAGGTGGACTTTGAAATTGAAGGAAAGACACGACCATTTTATATCAATGCAAGTGCTGCTGTTTCCCTCCATGGACTTGTTCGTACGGGTAGTGACCTGCACTGGGACTGTGAAGTTAGACGTTCTAAAACCAACATTTTTAATGCCTCTAATCAAACCTTCATCTACACTTTTACGCATCCCGATATGTACCAGGTGTCTTTAAATGTCTCCAATGGGATAAATTGGCAGATGGTTTCACACAGCGTCACTGTCCAGGATGGAATCAAAGATCTGCTGTTGAATATAAGCAAATCTTCCCTTTGCAGTGAAGAGGAAGTTACTTTTATTACGACAATTTCCAAAGGTAGCAATGTGAGCTTTGTTATAACACTTAAAAACAAAGACTGGATTCACAGCCAGGCCATTCTCGAAGGGCAACACTTCTCACTAAGCCTTCCAGCTGGAAGATATCTTGTGACAGTGGAAGCTTGGAACCTGGTCAGTAGCACAGAGGTGTCTTCCAGCATTCTGGTCACTGAGCGCATTCAAGGTTTGCGTCTTGTAAACAGTAGTTCTGCTGCACTCAAAGCTCTGAAAGGAATCCATTTCAAGGCAGAGGTGCAAAGTGGGTTTCCAGTTAATTACACCTGGATGTTTCACTTGGTGGGGTCGAAGACTACATGGCTGATTGGCCAAGAGGTAATCTTCACTCCACCAGAGAGCGgttcactgtctgtcagtgtggtAGCCAACAACGGTGTCTGCTCCCAGAGGCTAAATGAGACTGCTTCGGTGGAGTGGCCGGTTAAGGAGATAAAGCTTGTTTGTCTTCCAGAGAGAACATTTGTTGGACACGCTGTCATGTTTTCTGCGACAGTGCGTGGAGGGAGCAACGTCAGATACCTCTGGGACTTTGGAGATTCCACTGAAGCATTGGTGACAGACTTGACAACAGTTAATCATACTTATTCTATTGCTGGAAAATACAGTGTTGTGGTCAAAGTTGTCAACAGTGTTAGTCACATGTCCACACAGCTTcacatggaggtggaggagctccAGTGTTCCAGACCTCATGCTTCTCTAGTCCAGAGCCAAACTACTATCTACAGATCTAGACAAAGTTTCTTTGAAGCCAGCGTGGACATTAACTGCTCTGTTTACAAGACCACGTACCAATGGGAGATATTCAGAGGGTCCAATGTTACCACTTTACCTGGGAACAAAGTCTTTCTTCAAAGTCAACTGGATGCAGCGTCTCCTTTGCTATTAATCCCGAGGCACACTCTTGATGTGGGACAGTATTTCCTTGTGTTCACCGTTACGCTCCAGGAAACTCCTGTATATGTCCAACGGACCGCTATCATCACAGTGGTCCATTCCCCGTTGGTAGCCCTCATCCTAGGGGGCTCGCACAAACTGTGGCCAAGCCTCAGTGACCTCACCCTGGACGGATCGGAGTCTTACGACCCTGATACGGAGCCCGGAGTGGAGGACACGCTAGAATATCACTGGACCATCATGAGAGCGGTAAAGGCCTTTTGATGTTACAGCAAACTCACAATGTTGTAAGTTGTGTATCAGTAAAAAGTAAGGTGTGATGTATTAATCATTGGATACACACTGGTCACACTTGTAACAACTGCATTTTCTTGTATTTACAGAACTCTACAGAGCCTCATTTTGTGAAACAGCCCATTGAGAGAAACAACAGTAGAGTGACTTTATTCACCGATCAGCTGAAGCCAGGCACAGTCTACATATTTACACTCACTGTACACAAGGCAGGAAGAGAGCCGGCATCCGTCAACCAGACTGTGAGTGTTACACATGATATTACCCCATTTTCTCCTCACTGCTCTATCACCTTACAATagatttttactgttttttctGCACCTGCATATGAAAGTTTAAAGATTCGGGCAATTTTGGAAGAACTTGCCATAGAAGCAAAGAGGTTTTTGACCAAACAAGATCCAGAACTTTCTTCACAGGGGTTTTCCTCTGAGTCTGTTTGAAAATctaatgttttttaatgatttatttatgcTCATGATGTCAATCACTTCTCTTTAGGTAACTGTGTGTGAAGCCCCTGTGCTTCGTGTGACTGTGGAATGTGTGTCCTGTTATGGCCACTCCTCCTCTCAACACATCAGTTACAACACTGCCATCATCCTCGCTGGACGATGCGAACAATGTGATGACCAGACTCAGGTAATGTTTCTTAAACAATAACACATGAGGTCATTCGTTTTTTGTCCCCTGCAAACATTTCCATTGTCAGTCAGATGAGGATGTTTTCTTTACTTCCTTGTGTTTTGTCGATTTGTAAGTGGTTTCTAATGTTGCAGTGCAAgtagctctcagggccaccgtaccaTTTCAGAAGGTCAAAATACAACTGATGAGGAAACACTTCTCCCTGTACTACTGTGCCATCATGTTTTTCCTTTATATGCTaagattattatatatattatttgttatatgaatacatttcaaTCCACATTCAATTGTTGCAAGGTTCAAATATCGTGTCCTAATCATGTGTCTATCCACAGTACAAATGGAGCGCTGAAGTCCAGACTGGCATGACACTTGACCTTGATGACGTCGCTCCCTCCATAGGGACACATTCTCCTAACTTGGTGGTGCGTTCAGGCGTCCTCCAGCCAGGACTGAGTTACACCTTCACTCTCAATGCCTCCCAGCCTGGTGGAGGTCAGTGGGGCAGCGCCAGTCAGACCATACAACCGAACAATCCACCACACGGAGGCCTCTGTGATCTGAGGCCAGAGTCTGACATACGTCTGCTGGAGACTGTGGTCACCTACAACTGCTCAGGTAACGCGTTGTGTTACACAGTTCAACATGTATCAGtagctttttttctttaactgctTTTTTATTGGCCTTTTACTCTTGTTCTTgatgtattaaaaaaattgacagGTTAGTGAAGAAAATGCTTTGTGTTGCctcttcaaatatttaaaagttgTATCTTGTCTTATCTGATCTTTTTCTTAATTCCAGTGTACCAATGGTCAAAGTTGCTCTATGTCATTTCTTGGTAGGCTGGCGAGATGATGACAGTGAGGCCTCTCAGTTGATCTACACCTTCCAGGTGGCCCCATGTCAGCCCATCAACACAAAGTGCCCCACACTTACTCTCTACAGGTGACTACTGGCCTCCATTTAAACTGttagtacagaaacaaagtttaATCCTAGCCTAAATtgttaaaatattcaaaaatataaatttccCCCTTAAAACATAAGTTTCCAGCTTATCTTAATCCTTTCCCTGCAGGGGAACTCGTTCAACATTTGGCAGCCTGGTTCCAATGGGACGTTCAGGGCAAGAAAAAGAACTGTCAGTCATCACAGTCACTGTATTGGTAGAGGACCATCTCGGCTCAAACGTCATTGCTCTGAACAGGTAAAAAGGAAAATCCTCTGTGGGAAATACATCACGCGCCCAATGTCTTAGTCAAGATTTAGTATACTTTCTCTATTTCTGGATTCCTCTACTCTCTAGGACACTGACCACTGAAAATCCAGCAATGGATGAAATCAGCAGTGAGTGGCTCAGAAACAAGAGCCAGACGGAGCTGTGGGCTCTGGTCCAACAAGGCAACCCTCAGGAGCTCATTCCTTACTCCATTGCCCTCAGCAGCCAGCTCAATCAGGTAGTGTGTCACTGTCATATTTTAATAGCTTTTCTCCACCACCAGATTACATAATAACTGAAGATTATAAAAATCATAGACATGAGATTTAAAATAATGAGTTTCACCCCTGTCAACAGATGACGTCTGAACGGACCCCTCAGGAGCTCATGGACAGGAGGGAGATCCGGGGAAATGTGTCTCAGACCCTggcctctctccctgtgtcctccATTCTGGATGTGGATCAGATCAGCTCAGCGTTGGCACAGGCAACCGTAAGTGAGCACTACCTCCTTatttggaaaaatgtaaaacaaattggGAATATGACATTGTTTTCTAGTGGAGATTTAGATGAGGCAATTGATATGACTCATAATGCTACAGCAGCATGAAGCCATTTAGCTATGCTTAGGAGAATGACTAGAAAAAGAGGTAGACAGTGATTCTCTCCAGATATTTAAATCTACTTACTAGCACATGTACAGCTTACAAATTAACATATTTGCTTTCCTTTGGTAAATTCCATACAAAAGCCAAGTGTTATTATATGAATCtagcatttcaaaataagtcCATGTAACTCATGGTCTTATTGTGAAGATTTAACAAAGTAGATATCATTTATATATGGTGAGATAAAGCACATTTTAcgagaaatatatttttttacttgaaGAGTTGTAAAGTGAACTTATGCTTCTGCTTTCCCTACGATGGCTACATGGTTATGCTGAGAAGTCACGCAAACTGTAAACCAGCTACAAATCAGACCTACAATATTGACAGAGATACAACTGTGACTGTGTTGTACAATTGGTGAAATCCGCCTTGTTCTATAAGTATGTTTATCTTTCTtcttagttagcaggattacacaaaaactactgaagagattaccatgaaacttaaTGGAGGGATGTGGTAACCAAGGatcttgatttattttaaatcaggCACGTTTAAAAAGACTGATACTTCCAAATgtgagcaatttggtgcagatccaaatgaaaatctggatgtagtgaatttaagGAGGCTGTTGGGCCTTAGTGAAGGTATGCTGtctgctgagtgccattctagttttacaCGCAATCGTTTGCTCATAAATAAGAACATTAAGAGACAAAGACGACCACGTAGCCTTTTCACAGCagaatgaatatatttttgatatatatttgcCCAATTTTCAAGTAATTCACAACATTATTCATGTTGAGTTATTAACTCTTTGTTCTAGGCCGTCCCTGATGAGTTGGTATGTGAAGTCTGCCAGAAGAAGGTTCTGGAAGCTGTGGGGAGGATGATCCTTGTAATGGAGGCACAGATGAGTCCTGGTGTTCTATCAGCTCTTGAAGCAGGAAGAAACATCCTTCATGTCTTAGGTGCTCATCTTGTATTACACGCTGACTACATTCCCCTCTGGAACAAtgaagtatccatctatctataagAAGTGACAGTACAGAACCATAGATGTTCAGATCTGGTGAATCTCgctctgttctctgtgtttccaggtAGCACCTTGGCTGCAGTGTCTGAATCCACCAGTGCCTCCAGTTCTCACCCAGTCTACTCGAGCTCTCTGCAGTCAGCCTCCACTCTCGCCCTGTCAGCCCTGGCCCACGCAGGAGCCCTCATGCGCACTCTGATGCGTTCACGAGTTCACGGCGAGGATCCTCTTCTGCTCTCCAGCCCTTACATCAATACAGTTGGTTTTCAAGGAGACCCCACGGACCTCCTCTGTACTCACCAGACAAACCAGTCCAACCAACACCAGGTCATCTCCTCTCGATCATCATCGGCTGATGGGTCAAAGATATGTCCGTTTCACATTCCCACGTCCCTCACTACTCACCtgaggagtcagaggtcagaggtggtGCAGGTGCTGTTCGGGACGGACGGAGCGCTGGAATCCAACCCTATGCTGAGTGCTGCTGACCCTCCAATTTCCACCTCTCTGGTTGCCATGGAGCTCACCACTCCTCAGGGTCAGCCCATACCTATCAGGAATCTGGCTCCTGAACAAGCAATACAGGTCACCCTGCCCCACAAGTACCCAGTGGGACAGGGAGACAAGGGGGCAGATGGGAGAGAAGGTGAAAACAGGAATGAGACATGTCTCGCTGTAACACTTCCCACTGAAGGACAGCTGAACTTCACAGTAAAAGCTGTGGACGGACTGGATGAAAATGCAGGTTTATACATCTCCTTCAACTTCAGTCTGCTTCCAGGTACAGTACATCATTATCCTTCTTACTAGACCAGATCACAAGTGTTTGCACTTTGAGATAATGAAAATGTactcttctttatttttatattagtatgtaaagtatataaatatatactgcCATATGATATAGTGTATCAGACATAACCAATCTTTCTAATCTTTTAAAGTCTTTTTTGTGATCATAAATTATTTATGGTCATTCCAAAGTTTTTTATTACCCCGACCAaggttatattttcattagTGTTTGGGTAGATGTGGTATgggggaagaacccattacattgtGGTGCAGAttagggggcggatccaggaacttttcttcatcttctttgacattgtgagaAAGGAAgctttcaacattttcacagttttcccagggaatcaATCATTTATCTTGATGAAAGTATTCAGGCATGTTTAGtgaactgatttctatgagtttgtaaaatttggtgcagcttgatttaatttgagggGCGGAGGTATCTGTTCTACTGAGTACCTTACTTTAATAAGGTATTgggcacaaaataaaaaagtattagTGGGCTGCCCTACTCCAATATTATTTTACACAGCAACTTGTTTAAGTATAAATAGTATAAATAATTAGTTTTTTGACGAATGGAAAGCAGTGACTGGGATGTTTCTGGGACATATCTTTAAGGTCGATCTTGCAGCGCCTCCATAATTATTAATGAACTTCACCATATATATATACGAGTTTTTGAGCATGAATTATGAATTTCCAAAGGCTGTTTTCAAATTGCATTATGCATTTCTAGGATCTACTTCTGTAAGCTCGGGATATGTCAAGATAGAAGTGAGCTCCACGGTGCCAGGGACTAATGCATCTCTGGGTTCCCTTGAGAAAGAGTgggctctcactctctctgctcCGACCAGCTCCTCAGAGGAAACCATCTTTCTGTCTCCACTGTGAGTCACCTGTCTTCTCCTTAGCTCACTTACCGTTTTAATGAATAAAGGATCGTGACAGCATTTTCTCCTGCAACAGGTTACACGGGACAGACGAGCCTCTCTCCGTCAACCTGACCTCGTCTGTGCCTGAGGGGGGGCCGGTCCacgtgtcggtgtgtgtgttcagctctcTGTGCCGGTACTACAGCGTGGAGGAGAGGCGATGGAGCAGTGAGGGTCTCCAGCCACTGGAGGGCAGCACACTCCAGGCAGCTCACTGTCTCACCCAGCATCTCACCATATTTGGGGCCAGTTTGTTTGTCCATCCTGGGGCTGTTGTTCTGCTGCCACCGGTATGTGAGGGCGCTGAGGCTGTAGTAGAGTCATGTTTCTTTCATATTAATGCAGAAAATTAGATCTTAGACAAATAAAAGTTCATGATGCTTCAAGATAATCTTCACAAATATACAGTTTAATGATTTTTGAAGGCTAAATACAGTAAAAGGTGTTAAACGGACTAATTCATTTTAGAaagttattgatttgttttcgtCTCGCACagtttaagacattttaaaaaacacgtttttttttacaattgacCCTATTCTGAATAAGACATTATTTCCATTAAGGTCTTTAAATGAATTGCTAAAAGAATATTCCCTTTATATTACTGTGTACATATTACCCATCCTGAAATAGTTGTGTTGCAAAAGCTACAACtcctttttatttccatcttGTTTATACCCAGGAATTGTGTCAGAAAGCAGTTGGTAACCGTTGTTTGTTGATATCACTAAATACTATGAAAAGTCCTTTAGGACGTTTATGTATAGAATATGACTAAGATCAGAATAGTTCATGTCTTGATGGGATTAATGCTTATTTTGAGTATGAGTTAATCAGCAAATGCTGTTTATATGGCTG
Protein-coding sequences here:
- the pkd1b gene encoding polycystin-1, with the protein product MTGALVTENQVLPWILCLVLITVAGDEAPCPEGGGIHSSSMRCYWMSEATSSWSEAQLSCRETPGGDLASADSPELQTFIHSSFPVKTTVWVWLKGQRGEGSEQAGVVEPVSPARWAGGSEGGCTQMALGALGQWRRAQCAERYRYLCEKGLADALPPMDSYLTGLVHMSGIYMQTQIQPLLSIPDIGQHTVEMQMFPGLWFSHAGQLVKLQLVVQPSPLSSLARVQILRPYCDPNHHLVPPGCSSLLNPFSCCSPVPLCNTTGGCSVGQYWCHLLEACVPNTSPCSPYDSAASSRGFALPPRYPPIPPFYHLVADLSLRINPSSELQTMSVLLPDPAITVYPDDIIAIQHTRDSGTFLNCRSSEASRNSSWRQSYLSLRGAEWGGWWQGGLTSLSQGGQWVDGVLCDLSILYIDTFHRGTEPDGIFGSTHTETSRPPDVSPLTTAPPPHPSSKFRLDVIHPLPDKKNQIHVQINTPTLIVVKVLAPQRARSSWSAPVLQTGVPLLSSCPEEVAPSPPGCERQSPDEWFSSVTLVLPSVGVQVLNISVVDEVSAQHEHSVSVTVCGYEAVTGLRVEPYGRLRMLTDTSQSFTAKVESGSSVKFTWVIDNLEQFAFEGESYSVAFKRPAEYKLKVTASNPVSSQSLEIFLVTYQPTPLAEPEFLLVREVVAVNATNLYTLRVKVDISLPVTFRWDFGDSRGKVSHTQAAPYQTMDGLVESGAKQMFVQDSVNYTYSYPGDLTLHVQVSNQFDDIGSSMKIIVRPELGHVHISSSPAVPTVNHTLLLEADAEPSTFGVFYKWDFGDGSKVVHGIHHRVRHTFGSAGLFNVTVCANNTLADLTTRLILEVMEEISGLNISYSEPSEVNSATDFRAKVATGTCLIWDFDFGDGSLQSNLTDGSISHIYKSPGDYTVVVTVSNSVSKAQQSNRVEVYSLAVSGVLPIECIINGTDAQLTALVTGKIAFLIFHWQFGEESPVTVVTGESTAMHSFPRPGIFHVSLRVFGLVSSVSFNTSVCVEAPITSVTVQSSQDVVAVGEEVCFRVLVSPHQVTGYQFKWSSNSSLPIAKMNNSQKCFVFKDEGVEEVSVMASNNVSKQTAKVSITIQKPVSKLSVGHDSQSDALTVNSLVSFWVANCSGSNVSMLWDFGDGSLMEPNHSVSHVFTSTGQFKVTATASNLVSRESASIKVNVLLPVADLSLHSSQPYAVVGEETLITAVGSAISSTSYYWTVDGLTSTIQGTYQLRFPFLKPGVYQVKVVAQNLVSRREAAIIIEVFERIEGLHIEGPSLTNMKYAPTQEELLFTASVTKGSNVTFHWRAAQSRINQEITGDGRLFHVLTETPGGLSVHVRALNTLGEAIATVSLVAVERVTSAHVTTHSNIVALGKFVNISVSVVTGSDLEYLWYTNFDPSPLRTREPFLLHNCTSLGDCFVTVVVQNVLSQCNDTKQLIVQEDVREVDFEIEGKTRPFYINASAAVSLHGLVRTGSDLHWDCEVRRSKTNIFNASNQTFIYTFTHPDMYQVSLNVSNGINWQMVSHSVTVQDGIKDLLLNISKSSLCSEEEVTFITTISKGSNVSFVITLKNKDWIHSQAILEGQHFSLSLPAGRYLVTVEAWNLVSSTEVSSSILVTERIQGLRLVNSSSAALKALKGIHFKAEVQSGFPVNYTWMFHLVGSKTTWLIGQEVIFTPPESGSLSVSVVANNGVCSQRLNETASVEWPVKEIKLVCLPERTFVGHAVMFSATVRGGSNVRYLWDFGDSTEALVTDLTTVNHTYSIAGKYSVVVKVVNSVSHMSTQLHMEVEELQCSRPHASLVQSQTTIYRSRQSFFEASVDINCSVYKTTYQWEIFRGSNVTTLPGNKVFLQSQLDAASPLLLIPRHTLDVGQYFLVFTVTLQETPVYVQRTAIITVVHSPLVALILGGSHKLWPSLSDLTLDGSESYDPDTEPGVEDTLEYHWTIMRANSTEPHFVKQPIERNNSRVTLFTDQLKPGTVYIFTLTVHKAGREPASVNQTVTVCEAPVLRVTVECVSCYGHSSSQHISYNTAIILAGRCEQCDDQTQYKWSAEVQTGMTLDLDDVAPSIGTHSPNLVVRSGVLQPGLSYTFTLNASQPGGGQWGSASQTIQPNNPPHGGLCDLRPESDIRLLETVVTYNCSGWRDDDSEASQLIYTFQVAPCQPINTKCPTLTLYRGTRSTFGSLVPMGRSGQEKELSVITVTVLVEDHLGSNVIALNRTLTTENPAMDEISSEWLRNKSQTELWALVQQGNPQELIPYSIALSSQLNQMTSERTPQELMDRREIRGNVSQTLASLPVSSILDVDQISSALAQATAVPDELVCEVCQKKVLEAVGRMILVMEAQMSPGVLSALEAGRNILHVLGSTLAAVSESTSASSSHPVYSSSLQSASTLALSALAHAGALMRTLMRSRVHGEDPLLLSSPYINTVGFQGDPTDLLCTHQTNQSNQHQVISSRSSSADGSKICPFHIPTSLTTHLRSQRSEVVQVLFGTDGALESNPMLSAADPPISTSLVAMELTTPQGQPIPIRNLAPEQAIQVTLPHKYPVGQGDKGADGREGENRNETCLAVTLPTEGQLNFTVKAVDGLDENAGLYISFNFSLLPGSTSVSSGYVKIEVSSTVPGTNASLGSLEKEWALTLSAPTSSSEETIFLSPLLHGTDEPLSVNLTSSVPEGGPVHVSVCVFSSLCRYYSVEERRWSSEGLQPLEGSTLQAAHCLTQHLTIFGASLFVHPGAVVLLPPSGGPVRNSVVGIVCAVLVLTHLLVGLIAHKLDHLDSLRLSQVPLCGRPGLYQYRVLVKTGWRRGAGTTAHVGISLYGVNKSGSRHLQRDGAFQRGSLDQFHLETDDNLGEVWKIRIWHDNTGLEPSWYVQHVVVWDPQTDHMFFFVLEDWLSVENQKNDTVEKEVLASCPEELSGFRRVLTSQLMFGVKERHLWLSLWECPAHSRFTRGQRVTCAALMLHLYLALGALWFGAVGSKGISGPVSAQLLMNMETVAMGMTVAALVFPLQCFLCFLFRKAHSQVTVDMSAPPSPICHSVEMDVYFGQSKLSSSSLLSLPDSSSPTRGSPSSLLESKVLDSSILDFWAASGLAPQTDRDVVAWPSCDSLLNLPVDLCPTKTTQAHESSPTLGPTRQLRRKKALMQLCLASPSSSDTPITLVPSSLKYPLSKEPSDSYPSPTAADQELLTMNTNQVQTHNHNLTTFLTLSEEDLLMSIAAAAAEDRTHKTNSNSDGGWDSPRTTSSFTATQSTSCSSWSDQSEDKYLCGAEILMPDSQSSSQYEAGLYKCPSVLSVDSVASTFLPSPSPDSTRSSSTTRIGVSRGQPRWLLPPWILRVIYPLVAVLLGACLAVVGLYGTFFSRNVVLIWLISAFSAFLTSALLLEPLKVCVQALIYTLLWRPVDPEVEDQLAQETTVVRAFGEHSAKVRPPCGYGLLQAKDEARKVRALRSLMRHCVCQLLFLLLVLMVNYQDSVEERPGRLLQSALRGHLRTAPLGARNLTSLRDWSDAEQWINHTLVPQLHHNPSLGLVGVPQLQYTGKLGHAADVLLGNSSERTRQLLADLHMMDWGKKMFETLSIDFTHYNRDSGLFVCVSIQLQWAHTQGVTSFLSIHPLLIPSPSSGLDFRVALTVLLLISALLILLPELWSMLTEHAQYLHHYRHLFQLFLALLSLATAILQFCFLSRASSCISELQNRPDNFIDFHKAALLAQRSSQCAAVLLTLLVLKLLGTLRFVRRWLVIGRVLQRAWGELWAVTVLLLLLLMLCTHLGNMLFSHSVEGFQSVHEAGVSVLSILRGRIVQQRLCKVHTVLGPLHGLLLMGGGLWLLARLCGAVLIRAYRAEQAELYHPTIEPQDYEMVEFFIKRLKLWMGLSKAKKFRHSVKFEGMDIPPSRSSQESRLSTFSSTLPSYCSPSLSSSFSSPRPLSSALSVRSEDSSVSEPGFDVLPYLDRLLPSVGALLSHFDRVNQITEDVHNLEMKLEEAQTRRRKRWISIDKQSAERFEESTTNPKEPEAVKNTGEVRHRKTSLLTPKPRVSLPSSFSFNLSTLHSSAASICIFPRTRGSCFDSDSVLPQASSDNHSSVTAKSASGICGLCPAGSPSLGEFPRRRAWHSGSSHSADAAQRAFQLTGGAPPCGYGGEHLTYMNDRPRSEEGVKRRISDGFPVKRKAWISEGPETEQD